In Synechococcus sp. RS9909, one genomic interval encodes:
- a CDS encoding allophycocyanin subunit alpha, translating to MSIVSNSIINADAEARYLSPGELDQIKAFVAGGQRRLRIAQVLSESRERIVKQAAGQLFQKRPDVISPGGNAYGEEMTASCLRDMDYYLRLVTYGVVAGDVTPIEEIGVIGAREMYRALGTPLEAMAEAIREMKAVAMGILTGSDAEEAGTYFDYVVGALA from the coding sequence ATGAGCATCGTCTCCAACTCGATCATCAACGCGGACGCCGAAGCCCGCTATCTCAGCCCTGGCGAACTCGACCAGATCAAGGCGTTCGTCGCCGGCGGTCAGCGTCGCCTTCGCATCGCCCAGGTTCTCAGCGAAAGCAGGGAGCGCATCGTCAAGCAGGCTGCTGGCCAGCTCTTCCAGAAGCGCCCTGACGTCATTTCCCCTGGCGGCAACGCCTACGGCGAGGAAATGACCGCTTCCTGCCTGCGCGACATGGACTACTACCTGCGTCTCGTCACCTACGGCGTGGTCGCTGGAGACGTCACGCCGATCGAAGAGATCGGCGTGATCGGCGCCCGCGAAATGTATCGAGCCCTGGGCACTCCCCTCGAAGCCATGGCTGAAGCGATCCGCGAAATGAAGGCGGTGGCCATGGGCATTCTCACCGGCAGTGATGCCGAAGAAGCTGGCACCTACTTCGACTATGTGGTGGGCGCTCTCGCCTGA
- the apcB gene encoding allophycocyanin subunit beta encodes MQDAITNVINKSDVQGLYLDSASMSNLESYFASGELRVKAAATISANASTIIKDAVAKALLYSDITRPGGNMYTTRRYAACIRDLDYYLRYSTYAMLAGDTSILDERVLNGLKETYNSLGVPIGATVQAIQAMKEVTASLVGPDAGREMGVYFDYICSGLGN; translated from the coding sequence ATGCAAGACGCCATCACCAACGTCATCAACAAGTCTGACGTTCAGGGTCTCTATCTCGACTCTGCGTCGATGAGCAACCTTGAGAGCTATTTCGCCAGCGGCGAACTGCGCGTCAAGGCCGCTGCCACCATCAGCGCTAATGCTTCCACCATCATCAAAGATGCGGTTGCCAAGGCTCTGCTCTACTCGGACATCACCCGTCCTGGAGGCAACATGTACACCACGCGTCGCTACGCCGCCTGCATTCGCGACCTGGATTATTACCTCCGGTATTCCACCTACGCCATGCTCGCCGGTGACACCTCCATCCTGGATGAGCGCGTGCTGAACGGCCTCAAAGAGACCTATAACTCTCTGGGTGTGCCCATCGGTGCCACTGTGCAGGCCATTCAGGCCATGAAGGAAGTCACCGCTTCGCTGGTCGGCCCCGATGCTGGTCGTGAAATGGGCGTGTACTTCGACTACATCTGCTCCGGCCTCGGCAACTGA
- a CDS encoding phycobilisome linker polypeptide, producing the protein MRLFKVTACIPSPEKTRSQRELQNTFFTKWVPYDSWFAEQQRIMKQGGRILKVELCSGRPQVNVGN; encoded by the coding sequence ATGCGGTTGTTCAAAGTCACCGCCTGCATTCCAAGTCCTGAAAAGACCCGGAGTCAGCGCGAACTTCAAAACACCTTCTTCACGAAGTGGGTGCCATACGACAGCTGGTTCGCTGAACAGCAGCGCATCATGAAGCAAGGTGGACGCATCCTGAAGGTGGAACTCTGCAGTGGGCGTCCTCAGGTGAACGTCGGCAACTGA
- a CDS encoding FtsW/RodA/SpoVE family cell cycle protein, translating to MGGHNSMALRSSRVLTRRSQPAERATERSAGFWQRHLPLDWSLWPAEARLLISLTAIWSIAGLLILASASWWVASREMGEGAYYVKRQLIWMGASWMLLISAISTDLRRWMKIAGPALWLGILLVGATLVFGSTVNGASRWLVIGPIQIQPSELVKPFVVLQAASLFAHWKRSAADQKLLWLGSFGALILLILKQPNLSTAALTGLLLWLMAFSAGLRLRTLFGTALLGGLLGFASIMINEYQRLRVISFLDPWQDPQGNGYQLVQSLLAIGSGGLFGEGFGLSTQKLQYLPIQSTDFIFAVYAEEFGFIGSLMLILFLMLVGFLGLRVALRCRSNQARLTAIGCTSLLVGQSVMNLAVASGSMPTTGLPLPMISYGGNSLLSSLLIAGLLIRCSLESTGLVGSRRLKRSSERSPQGGPAAR from the coding sequence ATGGGAGGTCATAACTCGATGGCGTTGCGCAGTTCCCGTGTCCTCACCCGTAGAAGCCAGCCAGCCGAACGGGCAACCGAGCGGTCTGCCGGTTTCTGGCAGCGGCATCTGCCCCTCGATTGGTCGCTCTGGCCTGCTGAAGCCAGGCTTTTGATCAGCCTCACCGCCATCTGGAGCATCGCCGGCCTGCTGATCCTGGCCTCCGCGAGCTGGTGGGTCGCAAGCCGGGAAATGGGCGAAGGGGCCTACTACGTGAAACGCCAGCTGATCTGGATGGGTGCCAGCTGGATGCTGCTGATCAGCGCGATCAGCACCGATCTCCGGCGCTGGATGAAGATTGCCGGTCCTGCCCTCTGGCTGGGAATCCTGCTGGTGGGAGCGACCCTCGTGTTCGGAAGCACGGTGAACGGCGCCAGCCGCTGGCTGGTGATCGGCCCGATTCAGATCCAGCCTTCCGAATTGGTGAAGCCGTTTGTGGTGCTCCAGGCCGCCAGTCTGTTTGCGCACTGGAAACGCAGCGCCGCTGATCAGAAACTGCTCTGGCTGGGCAGCTTCGGAGCCCTCATCCTGCTGATCCTCAAGCAACCGAACCTGAGCACCGCAGCACTCACCGGACTCCTGCTGTGGCTGATGGCCTTTTCCGCCGGTCTCCGCCTGCGCACCTTGTTCGGCACCGCGCTTCTTGGTGGGCTTCTGGGCTTCGCCAGCATCATGATCAATGAGTATCAGCGCCTTCGGGTGATCTCCTTCCTGGACCCGTGGCAGGACCCCCAGGGCAACGGCTATCAACTCGTGCAGAGCCTGCTAGCGATCGGCTCGGGTGGTCTGTTTGGCGAAGGCTTCGGCCTCTCGACCCAGAAACTGCAGTATCTGCCCATCCAAAGCACCGATTTCATCTTTGCCGTGTATGCCGAGGAATTCGGCTTCATTGGCTCCTTGATGCTGATCCTCTTTCTCATGCTGGTGGGCTTCCTCGGCCTGAGGGTGGCGCTGCGCTGCCGCAGCAATCAAGCCAGGCTCACGGCGATCGGCTGCACCAGCCTGTTGGTGGGGCAATCGGTGATGAACCTGGCCGTGGCCTCCGGCTCGATGCCCACCACCGGTCTGCCTTTGCCGATGATCAGTTACGGCGGCAATTCTCTGCTCTCGAGCCTGCTGATCGCTGGGTTGCTGATCCGCTGCTCCCTGGAATCCACCGGTCTGGTGGGATCGCGTCGATTGAAACGATCAAGCGAGCGGTCGCCCCAGGGCGGTCCTGCTGCTCGATAA
- a CDS encoding cytochrome c biogenesis CcdA family protein, producing MLSQALTQPGPVTVGLVFVGGALTSLGPCSLSLLPVTLAYLAGFEGRQPPWQRSLLFCAGIVSALVILGSLSGLLGRIYGQVPDALATVVAVLALVMGLNLLGLVRLPLPAGPDPQHWSQHVPAPLAPIAAGLAFGLAASPCTTPVLAVLLGWIATSGSPLIGVVLLSSFGFGQVMPLLLAGSAAASVPGLLALRPIGRWVPPISGMVLIATGALTLFSHWI from the coding sequence CTGCTGTCCCAGGCCCTCACCCAGCCTGGGCCAGTCACGGTAGGCCTGGTGTTCGTCGGTGGTGCCCTCACCAGCCTCGGCCCCTGCTCCCTCTCGCTGCTGCCGGTGACCCTTGCTTACCTGGCGGGCTTTGAAGGGCGCCAACCCCCCTGGCAGCGCAGCCTGCTGTTCTGCGCCGGCATCGTGTCGGCGCTGGTGATTCTGGGGAGCCTGAGCGGCTTGCTGGGGCGCATCTACGGACAAGTGCCCGATGCGCTCGCCACTGTGGTGGCCGTTCTCGCCCTGGTGATGGGCCTGAACCTGCTCGGCCTGGTCCGGCTCCCCCTTCCGGCAGGGCCCGATCCCCAGCACTGGTCCCAGCACGTGCCGGCCCCTCTGGCCCCGATCGCAGCAGGACTGGCCTTCGGCCTGGCCGCATCGCCCTGCACCACCCCCGTGCTGGCGGTGTTGCTGGGCTGGATCGCCACCAGCGGCAGCCCCCTGATCGGCGTGGTGTTGCTCTCCAGCTTCGGCTTCGGCCAGGTGATGCCCCTGCTCCTGGCTGGCAGTGCCGCCGCCAGTGTTCCGGGTCTGCTCGCCCTGCGGCCAATCGGCCGCTGGGTTCCCCCCATCAGCGGCATGGTGCTCATCGCCACCGGTGCTCTCACCCTGTTCTCCCACTGGATCTGA
- a CDS encoding cytochrome c biogenesis protein ResB codes for MTALRRLAALLSDLRLAIGLLLLIALASAIGTILPQDEAAELYLERFNATPWLGLINGDWMLTLQLDHVYRSTWFLGLLAWLGLALMLCSWRRQWPALQAALRWVDYREPRQLSKLALAQSVSLPDPDAALLRLSHTLRQSGWQVQEGEKRIQARRGTMGRVGPLLVHTGLVLLMLGAAWGSLAGHRLERFLAPGRSLDLLDRAGNSQLTLTLEDFAIDRDPAGRPEQFRSQLLLRGPDDINNERQISVNHPLRYRGMTVYQADWSLATITVQLGNSPKLQLPLQSFPELGEQLWGLVLPTRPDGSEPVLLTVSSEQGPVQVFGAGGEALATLRPGGDAAEINGLPMRVWSILPASGLLLKRDPGVPLVYAGFAITLLGGGLSMVATRQLWAIQDVDGCQLHVAGLCNRNLGGFARELPELISTAVASRA; via the coding sequence ATGACTGCCCTGCGCCGCCTGGCTGCCCTGCTGTCAGACCTGCGACTGGCGATCGGACTGTTGCTCCTCATCGCCCTGGCCAGTGCCATTGGCACGATCCTGCCCCAGGACGAAGCGGCTGAGCTCTATCTGGAGCGCTTCAACGCCACCCCCTGGCTCGGCCTGATCAACGGCGACTGGATGCTGACGCTCCAGCTCGACCACGTGTATCGCAGCACCTGGTTTCTGGGGCTGCTGGCCTGGCTGGGGTTGGCGCTGATGCTCTGCAGCTGGCGCCGGCAGTGGCCGGCCCTGCAGGCGGCTCTGCGTTGGGTGGATTACCGGGAACCACGCCAGTTGAGCAAGCTGGCGCTTGCACAGAGCGTCAGCCTGCCCGATCCCGATGCGGCCCTTCTGAGGCTCAGCCACACCTTGCGGCAATCGGGCTGGCAGGTGCAGGAGGGAGAGAAGCGCATCCAGGCCCGTCGCGGCACGATGGGCCGGGTCGGACCCCTTTTGGTGCACACCGGCCTGGTGCTGCTCATGCTGGGTGCCGCCTGGGGATCCCTGGCTGGTCACCGGCTGGAACGATTCCTGGCTCCGGGCCGGAGCCTCGACCTGCTCGATCGCGCCGGCAACAGCCAACTCACCCTCACGCTGGAAGACTTCGCGATCGATCGGGACCCGGCCGGCCGGCCGGAACAATTCCGCTCGCAGCTGCTCCTGCGGGGCCCCGACGACATCAACAATGAACGGCAGATCAGCGTCAACCATCCGTTGCGCTACCGCGGCATGACGGTGTACCAGGCCGATTGGTCACTGGCCACGATCACCGTGCAGCTGGGCAACAGCCCGAAGCTGCAGCTGCCCCTGCAGAGCTTTCCCGAGCTGGGGGAACAACTCTGGGGCCTGGTGCTGCCGACCCGGCCGGATGGGAGCGAACCAGTGCTGCTGACGGTGAGCAGCGAACAGGGGCCGGTGCAGGTGTTCGGTGCAGGAGGGGAGGCCCTCGCGACCCTGCGCCCTGGTGGCGATGCCGCAGAGATCAACGGTCTGCCGATGCGGGTGTGGAGCATTCTTCCCGCCAGCGGGCTCCTGCTCAAGCGCGATCCAGGGGTGCCCCTGGTGTATGCGGGCTTTGCCATCACCCTGCTCGGGGGCGGCCTGAGCATGGTGGCCACCCGACAGCTGTGGGCGATTCAGGATGTTGATGGGTGCCAGCTTCATGTGGCTGGCCTCTGCAACCGCAACCTTGGGGGCTTCGCCCGGGAGTTGCCGGAACTGATCAGCACGGCTGTCGCGAGCCGTGCGTGA
- the queF gene encoding preQ(1) synthase, translating to MTSPSDSSSTRTPLYGERAIAEAELICFENPRPGRPYEIAIELPEFTCLCPFSGYPDFAVLRLLYQPGPRVVELKAIKLYVNSYRERTISHEEVTNRILDDLVAACDPVWMQLEADFHPRGNVHTVVRVTHGSRQPC from the coding sequence TTGACGTCCCCTTCTGACTCCTCTTCCACGCGCACGCCCCTGTATGGCGAACGCGCCATCGCCGAGGCGGAGTTGATCTGTTTTGAGAACCCCCGGCCCGGCCGGCCCTATGAGATTGCGATCGAGCTGCCGGAGTTCACCTGCCTCTGCCCGTTTTCCGGTTATCCCGATTTCGCTGTTCTGCGTCTGCTCTACCAGCCCGGGCCCCGCGTGGTGGAGCTCAAGGCGATCAAGCTCTATGTGAACAGCTATCGCGAGCGCACGATCTCCCATGAGGAGGTGACGAATCGGATCCTCGACGACCTGGTGGCGGCCTGCGACCCGGTGTGGATGCAGCTGGAGGCAGATTTTCATCCGCGCGGCAATGTGCACACCGTGGTGCGCGTCACGCACGGCTCGCGACAGCCGTGCTGA
- a CDS encoding DUF4278 domain-containing protein yields the protein MTVQQRTYRGVAYDASQHEQPSKQAVDHTYRGQHYDAPLRHDAAAAETGIELHYRGTTYEHRQAEAQNQVNS from the coding sequence ATGACTGTTCAACAACGCACCTACCGCGGCGTCGCCTACGACGCCAGCCAGCACGAGCAACCCAGCAAGCAGGCGGTGGATCACACCTACCGCGGCCAGCACTATGACGCCCCCCTGCGTCACGACGCCGCCGCTGCCGAAACCGGCATTGAGCTGCACTATCGCGGCACCACCTACGAGCACCGCCAGGCTGAGGCCCAGAACCAGGTCAACTCCTGA
- a CDS encoding P-II family nitrogen regulator — MKKVEAIIRPFKLEDVKLALVNAGIVGMTVSEVRGFGRQKGQVERYRGSEFTVEFLQKLKVEVVIDDARVDTVVTAIAEAAKTGEIGDGKIFISPIDTVVRIRTGDRDGSAL, encoded by the coding sequence ATGAAAAAAGTTGAGGCGATCATCCGCCCTTTCAAGCTGGAGGACGTGAAACTGGCCCTGGTCAACGCCGGAATCGTGGGCATGACCGTGAGCGAAGTGCGTGGCTTCGGCCGTCAGAAAGGCCAGGTGGAGCGCTATCGCGGCTCGGAATTCACCGTTGAGTTTCTCCAGAAGCTGAAGGTTGAAGTTGTCATTGACGATGCCAGGGTTGACACCGTGGTGACTGCCATTGCTGAAGCCGCCAAAACCGGTGAAATCGGCGACGGAAAGATTTTCATCTCGCCGATCGACACCGTGGTGCGCATTCGCACCGGCGATCGCGACGGCTCCGCTCTCTGA
- a CDS encoding TlyA family RNA methyltransferase codes for MARKHRLDLHLLTLGLVPSRQQAQQLIRAGRVRDGRGQLLDKPGQDVPMDLEVQVEQPPRFVSRGGEKLLAALQAFPLKLEGRICLDGGISTGGFTDCLLQHGAARVYGIDVGYGQTAWSLRTDDRVILRERTNLRRLTPEELFEAADLRPTLAVADVSFISLGLVLPALRGLLQAEGAEAVVLVKPQFEVGRERVGKGGVVRDPDAHVVALQGVIAAAEPLGWSPHGLVASPITGPAGNHEYLLWLAEGKPQTPLQLQAIETLVRTTLAG; via the coding sequence ATGGCCCGTAAACACCGCCTGGATTTGCATCTGCTGACGCTGGGGCTGGTGCCGTCCCGTCAGCAGGCCCAGCAGTTGATCCGTGCCGGTCGGGTGCGGGATGGCCGCGGTCAGCTGCTCGATAAACCAGGTCAGGACGTGCCGATGGATCTGGAGGTGCAGGTCGAGCAGCCACCACGCTTTGTCTCCCGCGGTGGGGAGAAGCTTCTGGCTGCCCTCCAAGCCTTTCCTCTGAAGCTCGAGGGTCGGATCTGCCTTGATGGCGGCATCTCCACCGGTGGCTTCACCGATTGCCTCCTTCAACATGGGGCTGCTCGGGTCTATGGCATTGATGTGGGCTACGGGCAGACGGCCTGGAGCCTGCGCACCGACGATCGCGTGATCCTGCGGGAACGCACCAACCTCAGGCGACTGACGCCGGAGGAGCTGTTTGAAGCAGCGGATCTGCGACCGACCCTGGCGGTTGCGGATGTGTCGTTCATTTCACTCGGTCTGGTGCTGCCGGCATTACGCGGCCTGCTGCAAGCTGAAGGCGCCGAGGCTGTGGTGTTGGTGAAACCGCAGTTTGAAGTGGGGCGCGAGCGGGTCGGCAAAGGGGGTGTTGTGCGTGATCCTGACGCCCATGTTGTGGCTTTGCAGGGGGTGATCGCAGCAGCGGAGCCACTGGGTTGGAGCCCCCACGGTCTGGTGGCCTCCCCGATCACGGGCCCCGCCGGAAACCATGAATATCTGCTCTGGTTGGCTGAAGGGAAGCCCCAGACTCCCCTTCAGCTTCAGGCCATCGAGACGCTCGTGCGCACGACGCTGGCTGGATAA
- the purB gene encoding adenylosuccinate lyase, whose protein sequence is MIERYTLPEMGELWTDRAKYQSWLDVEVAACEANCSLGRVPETAMEEIRAKARFEPERILAIEAEVRHDVIAFLTNVNEHVGDAGRYIHVGMTSSDVLDTGLALQLKASVALLRKELSALDQAIAALAAEHKDTVMIGRSHAIHGEPITFGFKLAGWLAETRRNAERLERLERDVAVGQISGAMGTYANTDPEVERLTCERLGLSPDTASTQVISRDRHADYVQTLALVGASLDRFATEIRNLQRTDVLEVEESFAKGQKGSSAMPHKRNPIRSERISGLARVLRSYVVAALENVALWHERDISHSSTERMMLPDCSATLHFMLREMTAVVAGLGVYPDNMRRNMNVYGGVVFSQRVLLGLVDAGMSREDAYRVVQRNAHSAWNSNGGDFRANLAADPEVTGKLSAEQLADCFSTDLHQANLGVIWDRLGL, encoded by the coding sequence TTGATCGAGCGCTACACCCTGCCCGAGATGGGCGAGCTCTGGACGGACAGGGCCAAGTATCAAAGCTGGCTCGACGTGGAAGTCGCCGCCTGCGAAGCCAATTGCAGCCTCGGTCGCGTTCCCGAGACAGCCATGGAGGAGATTCGCGCCAAAGCGCGTTTCGAGCCCGAGCGGATCCTCGCCATCGAAGCGGAAGTGCGTCACGACGTGATCGCCTTCCTCACCAACGTCAATGAACACGTGGGGGATGCGGGCCGTTACATCCACGTAGGGATGACCAGCAGCGACGTGCTCGACACCGGTCTGGCGCTGCAGCTCAAGGCCTCCGTCGCCCTGCTGCGCAAGGAGCTGTCGGCACTGGATCAGGCCATTGCCGCGCTGGCTGCCGAGCACAAGGACACCGTGATGATCGGCCGCTCCCACGCCATCCACGGCGAACCGATCACCTTCGGCTTCAAGCTGGCCGGTTGGCTCGCGGAGACGCGGCGCAACGCCGAGCGCCTCGAGCGGCTGGAGCGGGATGTGGCCGTCGGCCAGATCAGCGGCGCGATGGGCACCTACGCCAACACCGATCCCGAGGTGGAGCGCCTCACCTGCGAGCGCCTCGGCCTCAGCCCAGACACCGCCAGCACCCAGGTGATCTCCCGTGATCGTCACGCCGACTATGTGCAGACCCTGGCGTTGGTGGGCGCATCTCTCGATCGCTTCGCCACCGAAATCCGCAACCTGCAGCGCACCGACGTGCTGGAGGTGGAGGAAAGCTTTGCCAAAGGCCAGAAGGGCAGCTCGGCCATGCCCCACAAACGCAACCCGATCCGCAGTGAACGCATCAGCGGCCTGGCCCGGGTGCTGCGCAGTTATGTGGTGGCAGCCCTCGAGAACGTGGCGCTCTGGCACGAGCGTGACATCAGCCACAGCTCCACCGAGCGGATGATGCTTCCCGACTGTTCGGCGACCCTGCACTTCATGCTGCGGGAAATGACCGCCGTTGTGGCTGGCCTCGGGGTCTACCCCGACAACATGCGCCGCAACATGAACGTGTATGGCGGTGTGGTGTTCAGCCAGCGCGTGTTGCTGGGCCTGGTGGATGCCGGCATGAGCCGGGAGGATGCCTATCGGGTGGTCCAACGCAACGCCCACAGCGCCTGGAACAGCAACGGCGGTGACTTCCGCGCCAACCTGGCGGCGGATCCGGAAGTGACCGGCAAACTCAGCGCCGAGCAGCTAGCCGACTGTTTCAGCACCGACCTCCATCAGGCCAATCTCGGCGTCATCTGGGATCGTCTCGGCCTTTGA
- the fumC gene encoding class II fumarate hydratase, which translates to MTHAIRTDHDSMGPVEVPAEALWGAQTQRSLQNFAISQDTVPLELIHALARIKQVAAVVNTRLGVLDQERCTLIVEAAAAVAEGQHDAHFPLRVWQTGSGTQTNMNLNEVISNLAALSAGEPLGSHRPVHPNDHVNRSQSTNDAFPAAIHVATAAGISRRLVPELQRLEEALTKKAEAWNGIVKIGRTHLQDAVPLTLGQEVSAWRDQIGTATERIDACLSEVLSLPLGGTAVGTGLNAPDGFAEQAAAELARLTGLPFRSAPNKFAVMASHDGLVHAMSQLRLLAVTLLKIANDIRLLACGPRAGLAELHLPENEPGSSIMPGKVNPTQCEAMAMVCTQVIGLDAAVAMAGAGGHLQMNVYKPLIGFNLLQAITLLTDACRCFRVAMVEGMEPNRSRIQRDVEQSLMLVTPLAPVIGYDKASAIAKYAHEQGTSLRDAALELGYVSAEDFDRIVDPAAMTVPHG; encoded by the coding sequence ATGACGCATGCAATCCGGACCGATCATGACAGCATGGGCCCTGTGGAGGTGCCAGCTGAGGCGCTCTGGGGCGCTCAGACCCAACGCTCGCTCCAGAATTTCGCCATCAGCCAGGACACCGTCCCCCTGGAACTGATCCACGCCCTGGCCCGGATCAAACAGGTGGCCGCCGTGGTGAACACCCGCCTGGGCGTTCTCGATCAGGAGCGCTGCACTCTGATTGTGGAGGCGGCGGCGGCGGTGGCCGAAGGCCAGCACGACGCGCACTTCCCCTTACGGGTCTGGCAGACCGGCAGTGGCACCCAGACCAACATGAACCTCAATGAGGTGATCAGCAATCTCGCGGCCCTCTCCGCTGGCGAGCCCCTGGGGAGCCACAGGCCGGTGCACCCGAATGATCACGTCAATCGTTCCCAATCGACCAATGACGCCTTCCCGGCCGCCATCCACGTTGCAACCGCCGCAGGGATCAGCCGCCGCTTAGTACCTGAACTGCAAAGGCTGGAGGAGGCCTTGACCAAGAAAGCCGAAGCCTGGAACGGGATTGTGAAAATCGGCCGCACCCACCTGCAGGACGCGGTGCCACTCACCCTGGGCCAGGAAGTGTCCGCCTGGCGCGACCAGATCGGCACGGCGACCGAGCGGATCGATGCCTGCCTCTCCGAAGTGCTGTCTCTGCCCCTTGGCGGCACGGCCGTTGGCACAGGCCTGAACGCACCCGATGGCTTTGCGGAGCAGGCCGCCGCCGAGCTTGCACGCCTCACCGGCCTGCCCTTCCGCTCAGCGCCAAACAAATTCGCCGTGATGGCCAGCCATGACGGCCTGGTGCATGCCATGAGCCAGCTTCGGCTGCTGGCGGTGACACTGCTGAAGATCGCCAACGACATCCGCTTGCTGGCCTGCGGCCCCCGCGCCGGCCTGGCCGAACTCCATCTGCCGGAAAATGAACCCGGCAGCTCGATCATGCCCGGCAAGGTGAATCCCACCCAGTGCGAGGCGATGGCGATGGTGTGCACGCAGGTGATCGGCCTCGATGCCGCTGTGGCCATGGCGGGAGCCGGTGGGCACCTGCAGATGAACGTGTACAAACCGCTGATCGGCTTCAATCTGCTCCAGGCGATCACCCTGCTCACGGATGCCTGCCGCTGCTTCCGGGTGGCGATGGTGGAAGGGATGGAACCGAACCGCAGCCGCATTCAGCGCGACGTCGAGCAGTCGCTCATGCTCGTGACACCCCTGGCGCCGGTGATCGGCTACGACAAAGCCAGTGCCATCGCCAAATATGCCCATGAGCAGGGCACGAGCCTGCGCGATGCTGCCCTGGAGCTGGGCTACGTCAGCGCTGAGGATTTTGACCGGATCGTGGATCCGGCGGCGATGACCGTGCCACACGGATGA